In the genome of Burkholderia sp. PAMC 26561, the window GCGCACCACCGTACCGTCCGGCTTGGTGGACGGATTACCCGGAGAAATTTTGTTGCCCACCAGCACCACACGGCGGGCCGAAGGAATCTTGCTGACTCCAGCCGCTGCCATCACCGCATCGATGCCGGCAAGTTCGGTCGGTGCAATCCCAGAAAACAAGTGATAGAGCGCCAGCATCGAGTGTGTCTTGCCGCCGCCAAAGTTCGTCTGCAACTGCACCACCGGGTCGCCACCGCCCGCCGTGAGACGCCGAACGGCACCTGTCAGCATCTCCTTCAGGCTCTCAGTTAGGTACGTGCGGCGGAAGAATTCCACCGGATCTCGATATTCGGGCGTGCCTTCGCCCAGATGCACCTGCCAGAGGTCGGCAGCGAATTCGGCCTGCTGGTACCGGCCGCTAGCTACATCTTCGTGCGGCATCACCACTTCACGCCAGGGTTTGAGGCTGCCCGTCACGCCGCTTTCGATGGCGATGCCAGCCGACTTGCGCTTGTCGCTGCGCGCCTGCTCGTCAAAGCGCACCCGCAGCAGTTCCATCTTCATCTTCTCGACGTCGTCCGCCTCAGTTGCCGAAATGGAAGAAAGCAGGCGCCCAGCCGAATCGAGAGCCCGGTAGGCATCATCGCTGGAGAAGGGTTCCTGATGCGCCCAACTGTTGCGTACAGCCTGAATCTCGTTCACTAAACTGCGCTCTGTCTTGCCGAGAATCTGGCGAAATACATCACCCCATTTGCGGTCCATGATCACCAGCAAAACAGCGACGTCATTGAGCGATTCATTTTTGCCGACGCCGAGGCGGGTGTCCGACAATACGTCCTTCACTTCGAACGCCCAGTTGTTCCCGTACTTTGCTTTGAATTCGCGCTCGACAAACGGCCCCAGACCGGCCTTTAGAAGCTCCAGTGCCTTGCCGACACGTTCGTGATTGGTAATGGCCATGGTGCTTATTCCTGATCAAACAAATCTTCGGTACCTGGCGCAGCAGCACGAGGCGTTTCGCTGGCCAGCCGGGTGATCTCCGGCCAACTCTGCACCAGGCCGTTGTACGCCATGGCTTCGGTTGCACGCCTTTTGCGCTCACACAGGGTGTAAAGGCGGTAGCAGAGTTCGCGCGCGGTTTCGGCCTTCACGCCGAGTTTGGTCACCGCCGCTGCCGCTGCACGTTCGCCACCGGCCTCGAGCATGCGAATCAGGTGGTGCACTATCTCCCAGACAGTGAGCCGTCTATCGGTCTCTGGGTTCCAGTTGGTGGGCATTTCAGCGGGTTTCAGCAAGCGCACCTTGCCAGCCTTGGAAATAAGAATGCCCCCGTCGACCAAGCCGGCCACAGCAGTGTTCTTCGACTTGGAGAGCTGTTCGGCTACACCGTAATCACCTTCAGCAAAGCCGGTCTGCTCGAACCATGTGAGTGCCCAACGGGTGTCGGCGTCAAAGTCGCCTTCCTGCTCGGCCAGTGCTTCGTCGAGGGTCTGGTTAATGAGCGCCAGCGCGGCGCGCACCGAGAGCGGCTTGCCTTCGGCATCAAGTACCTTGGCGTAACGGGTATAGACCCCCATGCCTGGGCCGATGGCCGCTTGGGCGAGGTCGACCGGGGCGATGTTGCCGGCTTGCAGGTGGGCCAGCGCCTGCGGCAAGTCGGCCTTGAGTGCCGCGACGAACTCGCGGCGAGTGGCTGTTGGCGCGTTCGCAGCGCGCTGGCGGCAAACGAGGATGATGCTGGAAGCGAGGGCGTTGGACTCTGCCCCTCGCATGCGGTTGGCCAATTCAGTCCGCATCGGCCAGGTTCCGCTGATGGAAAATCCCGCCTCGATCACAGCGGCGAGGAAGGTGTCCCAGCCGGTATTCGTCGTGCCGTCATCGTCATTGGTTTCGGCTTGTTTGAAGGCGTAGTAGATAGTGACCGGGAAAGCTGGATGCGCCTGCTCAGCGAGACGGTGCATTGCATGCGTCATGCCGTCGAGGAAGAATGCTTCGGCGCCGGCTTTGCCGCCGTGTCGATAGGCTGTGGCGACCAGTTCTTCGGCCTTGGGCACAGCCACCGTGGCGAAGAGATCGGGAAAAAACGGCCTCAGCGAACGGCGCAACCAGACGTAGAAGAAATCCGACAAGTCCGCGTAGGGAACATTGTCGTAGTAGGGTGGGTCGGTAGAAACAACCTTTCCCTCGCTGGTCGTTTGAGTGGACGCATCCTGCTGCGCCGCTCCGCCGCCCGCGCGCGCCGGAAAATAATCGACGGCCTTCGCAACCCATTCGACATTGTTCATCCAATTGCCGCTCGACTCGGAGAACGGATTCCCTTCCGCAAAATCCCACGTCATCGGAAGAGCCTGCCGGGCAAAGGTATTCCGAAGCGCCTCCATCTTGGGGCTGTTGTCCCAAGTGCAAATCGTCGAGCCTCGGTCCACTGATCTGCTCAGCACAAACGAGAGAAATATGGCCAGCGCATCAGCGTAAGCCGTGGCCTCTGCGTCGTCTTCGACTAACCTTCTCCCGTCATCAGGGCGCCCTGCCGCCACCAATGCAGCCGATTTGACCGCATTGCGCATTTCCTGCACAAGATCCGAGAAGGTCGTCAGCGCCACGAGCTGGCGCTGGGTAAAGAGATGTCGCCACTCTTTTATCCCGTAAATGCATGGAGTGAACGCCCGGGCGTCTTCGACAAACGATCCTTCAGGCATCCAAGTCGGTTCTACCATCTGGGCTGCAGTCTCGATCAATGAAGTAGGCGACAAGTAGACCCGCCCGCGCTCCCCCTCAGTGACGATGGCCATGAGCCGCGCGCCCAAGCGTCCAGCCCTACCCTCGTCCTTGACATAGGCGCTGTCCATTGGCGTGCCCGACATCAAGCACTTGAAGTTCGCCCCCCGCGCCAGCTTGGTGCCGTTCTTCGCCGCTTCCGCATCCTTCGGCTTGCCCACCTTCACCGTGAAGCGGTAACCACCGTCCTCGATCACAGGTTCGACATAGGCTTCCTTGCCCGGCTTGGTCGCGAGCATGAAGGTGGAGGCCAGCGGCACCTCCACGCTGGCAAAGGCCGGGTTGGGGCTTTTCACGGTGCGCGACCACAGCCAGGCGATGACGGTAAGCTTCTGGCCTACATAATTCTTCAGGTCCGGCCGTTCCTGCGCCATTGCCGCCGTGACCTCAACTTTGGGGTAGAGATGACCGATGCGCTTCTCGGCTTCGTTGCGCATCCATTGGCCGTAGTACCGCACGTCGGCGGCCAGCCCCTGCGCGCCCTTCCAACTTTGGTCCATTTGCGCTTTTTGTTGCTGCGCATCGGGATTCACCGGCGGCTTGCCGGCAAACTTCGGTGGAATCTCGATCATCGCCTTGTTGATCAGCACCGGCACCGGGTTGAGATCGGACGCATAGCTCTCCAGCCCTAGCCGCTGCGCTTCCAGCGGTAGCGCTCCGCCGCCGGCGAAAGGGTCATGAAATGCGGGCAGCACGTGGCGGTCGAATAGTTCTTTCGCGCGCGGATGATCGGCGTTCTCGGCGCAGGTGTAACGCCAGCTCTGCCAGATTTCGTCACGCGCCTGCTGCAACACCTTCTCGTTCGAGGTGTTCTCCCACTTCACCAGTTCCTCGATGATGCGGAACAACCGCTGCCGCTCCTTCTCTTGCGCTTTTTCAGTTTTGAAGATGTCCGGATGCGCCGAGGGGTCGTCGACCATCTGCGCAAAGATCACCGCCCGCGCAGCCGCCAGAGGCCGCCGCGCCCACCACAGATGGAGCGTACTCGGGTGCCCGTGGCGAATGGACTTCTCGCGCGCGCTGGCCTGGTTAATCGCCTCCAGCGGCAGTGCGACTTCAATGAGTTTCTTTTTCGGGATCATAGTAAGCGGAACTTGTGCGCCTTGACATGGCCGATCTGGGCTTGTTGATACTCGGCAAGCGCGTCGTTCAGGCTGTCGATGGAGCTAAGTTGATAGAGTTTGGTCACGGAGTGCCTTCGCACCCCTCCAATATTTTGGCGCCAAACTGATCTAAATTGACTGGGCGGCCGGGGAGTACAAGTGTCTCCTGCAGACTCTGCGACCATGGTCGCGGTCAATATGGCACT includes:
- a CDS encoding DUF1156 domain-containing protein, whose translation is MIPKKKLIEVALPLEAINQASAREKSIRHGHPSTLHLWWARRPLAAARAVIFAQMVDDPSAHPDIFKTEKAQEKERQRLFRIIEELVKWENTSNEKVLQQARDEIWQSWRYTCAENADHPRAKELFDRHVLPAFHDPFAGGGALPLEAQRLGLESYASDLNPVPVLINKAMIEIPPKFAGKPPVNPDAQQQKAQMDQSWKGAQGLAADVRYYGQWMRNEAEKRIGHLYPKVEVTAAMAQERPDLKNYVGQKLTVIAWLWSRTVKSPNPAFASVEVPLASTFMLATKPGKEAYVEPVIEDGGYRFTVKVGKPKDAEAAKNGTKLARGANFKCLMSGTPMDSAYVKDEGRAGRLGARLMAIVTEGERGRVYLSPTSLIETAAQMVEPTWMPEGSFVEDARAFTPCIYGIKEWRHLFTQRQLVALTTFSDLVQEMRNAVKSAALVAAGRPDDGRRLVEDDAEATAYADALAIFLSFVLSRSVDRGSTICTWDNSPKMEALRNTFARQALPMTWDFAEGNPFSESSGNWMNNVEWVAKAVDYFPARAGGGAAQQDASTQTTSEGKVVSTDPPYYDNVPYADLSDFFYVWLRRSLRPFFPDLFATVAVPKAEELVATAYRHGGKAGAEAFFLDGMTHAMHRLAEQAHPAFPVTIYYAFKQAETNDDDGTTNTGWDTFLAAVIEAGFSISGTWPMRTELANRMRGAESNALASSIILVCRQRAANAPTATRREFVAALKADLPQALAHLQAGNIAPVDLAQAAIGPGMGVYTRYAKVLDAEGKPLSVRAALALINQTLDEALAEQEGDFDADTRWALTWFEQTGFAEGDYGVAEQLSKSKNTAVAGLVDGGILISKAGKVRLLKPAEMPTNWNPETDRRLTVWEIVHHLIRMLEAGGERAAAAAVTKLGVKAETARELCYRLYTLCERKRRATEAMAYNGLVQSWPEITRLASETPRAAAPGTEDLFDQE